GTCGCCACCGCGTTCCCGGCCGGCCGTGCCGCGCTCGACGTGAAGCTGGCCGACGTGCGGGACGCGGTCGCCGCGGGCGCCGACGAGATCGACATGGTCATCGACCGCGGGGCGTTCCTCGCGGGCCACTACATGAAGGTGTACGACGAGATCGTCGCCGTGAAGGAGGCCTCGGGCGCCGCCCGCCTGAAGGTCATCTTCGAGACCGGCGAGCTGTCGACGTACGACAACATCCGCCGCGCGAGCTGGCTCGGCATGCTGGCCGGGGCCGACTTCATCAAGACGTCCACCGGCAAGGTCGCGGTGAACGCGACGCCCTCGAACACGCTGCTCATGCTGGAGGCCGTCCGCGACTTCCGCGCCCAGACCGGGGTGCAGGTCGGCGTGAAGCCGGCCGGCGGCATCCGCACCACCAAGGACGCGGTCAAGTTCCTCGTCCTGGTGAACGAGACGGCGGGCGAGGACTGGCTGGACAACCACTGGTTCCGCTTCGGCGCGTCCTCCCTCCTGAACGACCTGCTGATGCAGCGTCAGAAGCTGGCCACCGGCCGCTACTCCGGCCCCGACTACGTGACGGTGGACTGATCCATCATGGCTTCCGCATTCGAATACGCCCCGGCGCCCGAGTCCCGCTCCGTCGTCGACATCGCCCCGTCCTACGGCCTGTTCATCGACGGTGAGTTCACCGAGGCCGCCGACGGCAAGGTGTTCAAGACCGTCTCCCCCGCCTCCGAGGAGGTCCTCTCCGAGATCGCCCA
The window above is part of the Streptomyces sp. NBC_01428 genome. Proteins encoded here:
- the deoC gene encoding deoxyribose-phosphate aldolase, whose amino-acid sequence is MPTSAPAALADVTASDSTLRRFLHGLPGVDAVGLEARAASLGTRSIKTTAKAYAIDLAISMVDLTTLEGADTPGKVRALGAKAVLPDPTDRTAPTTAAVCVYPDMVAVAKEAVAGSGVLVASVATAFPAGRAALDVKLADVRDAVAAGADEIDMVIDRGAFLAGHYMKVYDEIVAVKEASGAARLKVIFETGELSTYDNIRRASWLGMLAGADFIKTSTGKVAVNATPSNTLLMLEAVRDFRAQTGVQVGVKPAGGIRTTKDAVKFLVLVNETAGEDWLDNHWFRFGASSLLNDLLMQRQKLATGRYSGPDYVTVD